A genomic segment from Chitinophaga niabensis encodes:
- a CDS encoding bestrophin family protein yields the protein MLLRDKLTFVQISRLTWRLDLLILFFCTLAYLADTYWLKRHVAIPVTFSTVLGTAIAFFIGFNNNQAYGRWWEGRQIWGSLVNDSRSWGRNLLHFCDQGASDEAPHVARRMIFRHIGFLYALKANLRKTGDPYYEGYLSRQEAEDVANSSNIPNAILDIQAADLQLLRAQGAIDGFLFRDMNELLKNQCNDMGKCERIRNTAFPPSYLFFTRVFIWIFVIMNTLMLAEHIGYWSVIFGWLFGFVFHVTHQNGISIMNPFEQNMMSLPLDSITRTVEINLLEMLGHQPLPSPVEAIDGQYLL from the coding sequence ATGTTGCTAAGAGATAAACTCACATTTGTACAGATCTCCCGCCTCACCTGGCGGCTGGACCTGTTGATACTGTTCTTTTGTACATTGGCTTACCTGGCGGACACCTACTGGCTGAAACGGCATGTAGCCATCCCCGTTACCTTCAGCACGGTATTGGGAACAGCCATAGCATTTTTTATCGGTTTTAATAATAACCAGGCATATGGGCGATGGTGGGAAGGCAGGCAGATCTGGGGCTCGCTGGTAAATGATTCCCGTTCCTGGGGGCGCAACCTGCTGCACTTCTGTGATCAGGGCGCCAGTGATGAAGCGCCGCATGTAGCGCGCAGGATGATCTTCCGCCATATTGGTTTCCTTTATGCACTCAAAGCAAACCTGCGTAAAACAGGTGATCCCTATTACGAAGGTTACCTTAGCAGGCAGGAAGCAGAAGATGTAGCCAACAGCAGTAATATACCGAATGCCATCCTTGATATCCAGGCAGCAGACCTGCAGCTTTTACGTGCCCAGGGTGCAATAGATGGTTTTCTCTTCAGGGATATGAATGAACTGCTGAAGAACCAATGTAATGATATGGGTAAATGCGAACGCATCCGCAATACCGCTTTCCCACCCAGTTATCTTTTCTTCACCCGCGTGTTCATCTGGATCTTTGTGATCATGAACACATTGATGCTGGCAGAGCATATCGGCTACTGGTCCGTTATCTTCGGATGGCTGTTTGGATTTGTATTCCATGTAACACATCAGAACGGGATCAGTATCATGAACCCTTTTGAACAGAACATGATGAGCCTGCCGCTGGATAGTATCACGCGCACAGTGGAGATCAACCTGCTGGAGATGCTGGGGCACCAGCCTTTGCCTTCTCCGGTAGAAGCGATAGACGGGCAGTATTTACTGTAA
- a CDS encoding acyl-CoA desaturase, with product MLILIFLVVHWYAALFAQTFFQHRYTSHGAFKMSPFWEKVFYLFSYFSQGSSYMSARAYGIMHRMHHAYTDTEKDPHSPQYSPHVFAMMWRARMAYQRIVKGKNKDSEHFTKGLPDWPAFDKWAGSFYSRVLWVLGYTAIYILFAPSFWFLFLLPVTIAMSAIHGAIINWYAHKYGYKNYELKNTSTNLLKPDILMLGESYHNNHHKHPSHVNFGTKWYEFDPVYPVIRVLNWLHIIRLAH from the coding sequence ATGCTAATACTTATCTTTCTTGTCGTACACTGGTACGCGGCACTTTTTGCACAGACATTTTTCCAGCACAGATATACTTCCCATGGCGCATTTAAAATGAGCCCATTCTGGGAAAAGGTCTTCTACCTGTTCTCTTACTTCTCCCAGGGCTCTTCTTACATGAGCGCCAGGGCTTATGGCATTATGCACCGCATGCATCATGCTTATACAGACACGGAAAAAGACCCGCATTCTCCCCAATATTCCCCTCATGTATTTGCCATGATGTGGCGGGCAAGGATGGCTTATCAGCGCATCGTAAAAGGGAAAAATAAAGACAGTGAACATTTCACCAAAGGGCTGCCTGACTGGCCTGCATTCGACAAGTGGGCGGGGTCTTTCTACAGCCGTGTGTTATGGGTGCTGGGATATACTGCCATTTACATATTATTCGCGCCCTCCTTCTGGTTCCTTTTCTTATTGCCCGTTACCATTGCTATGAGTGCCATACACGGGGCTATCATTAACTGGTATGCACATAAATACGGCTACAAGAACTATGAACTGAAGAATACTTCCACCAACCTGCTGAAACCAGACATTCTCATGCTGGGTGAATCTTATCATAACAACCACCACAAACATCCGTCCCATGTGAATTTTGGCACAAAGTGGTATGAGTTTGATCCCGTTTATCCTGTTATCCGTGTTTTGAACTGGCTGCATATCATCCGCCTTGCACATTAA
- a CDS encoding discoidin domain-containing protein has translation MKSNVYILLMAAVLGACGKAEVVTFRDRSTVIKADRSTWTATASSEETVAEAAGAAMLLDGKIATYWHSDYSVTNPPYPHWIRIDMKTAIKLVSVEITARQNNTNAMTKFKLEGSTDGNTWSLMGDNLVFTGATKTPQSYPVSSAVTVRYLRLTALEGPVKNNFIAEIEAFAGK, from the coding sequence ATGAAAAGTAATGTATATATCCTGTTGATGGCCGCTGTGCTCGGTGCTTGCGGCAAAGCAGAAGTAGTCACCTTCCGGGACAGGTCCACTGTAATAAAAGCAGACCGCAGTACCTGGACGGCCACCGCATCCAGCGAAGAAACCGTTGCTGAAGCTGCCGGCGCCGCGATGTTGCTGGATGGCAAGATCGCCACCTACTGGCATTCTGATTATTCTGTAACAAATCCGCCGTATCCGCATTGGATCAGGATCGATATGAAAACAGCCATTAAGCTGGTATCTGTAGAGATCACCGCAAGGCAGAACAATACAAATGCCATGACCAAATTTAAACTGGAAGGCAGTACAGATGGGAATACCTGGAGCTTAATGGGAGATAACCTTGTATTCACCGGCGCCACCAAAACACCCCAGAGCTATCCCGTGAGTTCTGCGGTGACTGTACGGTATTTGCGGCTCACCGCATTGGAGGGACCGGTGAAGAATAATTTTATAGCAGAGATAGAAGCGTTTGCCGGTAAATAG
- a CDS encoding RagB/SusD family nutrient uptake outer membrane protein: MKSSIIFIFLLTATIGCKKYYEPSTAKNENEALKNVDDVKSATIGTYAVLKNPNYVRSIHFLTEYQGDNIAQGQASSDALSNAYRYTHLVDMSHVNNVWQQSYFVINSANKVISFVPDDASVVLRQLKGENLYLRAMMYFNLVRVFGRPYPQGAGAGPAVPIVKEDTKEEFPARNTVKEVYDLVIADLLKAADLMTEAKNNNFASKEVAWALLSRVYLYKEDHPKAIEYANKLITSPRYGLLTGDAYKNYFRGVPEENKETIFCIRHIKTENRDFSAIGSMYYSEGGQGQTGWGEIYASKQFVDFMDKQPADLRHAFISPYTNAGPVLAWPYTVPAPDVRMNTRLVPNTPMYYINKYNYQEGLTNLSSPVYLRLAEMYLIRAEANAKSGAAQLALDDVNVLRQRAGLSGAALPTLASIALEGRTALDVVIDERRLELAFEGHRAYDLFRNNRPLERNYPGTHSLNNTPSTNITQTIQPTDNRVIYFIPNRERLVNANLTQNP; this comes from the coding sequence ATGAAATCATCAATAATATTCATATTCCTGCTCACCGCCACCATAGGCTGCAAGAAATACTATGAACCGTCCACCGCCAAAAATGAGAACGAGGCATTGAAGAATGTGGACGATGTAAAGAGCGCCACCATTGGCACATACGCCGTACTGAAGAATCCAAATTATGTGCGCAGTATTCACTTCCTCACAGAATACCAGGGAGATAACATTGCCCAGGGACAGGCTTCTTCAGACGCTTTGTCTAACGCCTACCGTTATACGCACTTAGTGGATATGAGCCATGTGAACAACGTATGGCAGCAGTCTTATTTTGTGATCAACTCCGCCAATAAAGTGATCTCCTTTGTGCCGGACGATGCTTCTGTGGTGCTCCGCCAGTTAAAAGGGGAGAACCTCTACCTCCGTGCCATGATGTACTTTAACCTGGTGCGTGTTTTCGGAAGACCTTACCCGCAGGGTGCAGGGGCAGGCCCTGCCGTACCTATCGTAAAGGAAGATACAAAGGAAGAATTTCCTGCACGGAATACCGTGAAAGAAGTATACGACCTGGTGATCGCGGACCTGTTGAAAGCGGCAGACCTGATGACGGAGGCCAAGAACAACAACTTCGCATCCAAAGAAGTAGCCTGGGCTTTACTCAGCCGCGTATACCTGTACAAAGAAGATCATCCCAAAGCCATTGAGTACGCCAATAAGCTGATCACTTCTCCCCGTTACGGACTACTCACCGGAGATGCCTATAAGAACTATTTCCGCGGGGTGCCGGAAGAGAATAAAGAAACCATTTTCTGCATCCGCCATATCAAAACAGAGAACCGGGATTTCAGTGCTATCGGTTCCATGTATTATAGCGAAGGAGGGCAGGGGCAAACCGGCTGGGGAGAGATCTACGCCAGTAAACAGTTTGTGGATTTCATGGATAAACAACCGGCAGACCTGCGGCATGCTTTTATATCCCCTTATACAAATGCCGGCCCTGTGTTGGCCTGGCCTTATACCGTGCCTGCTCCGGATGTGCGTATGAATACACGCCTGGTGCCTAATACGCCCATGTATTACATCAATAAATACAATTACCAGGAAGGGCTTACCAACCTGAGTTCCCCGGTATACCTGCGCCTTGCAGAAATGTACCTGATCCGTGCGGAAGCGAATGCCAAATCGGGCGCTGCGCAACTGGCACTGGATGATGTGAATGTACTCCGCCAGCGTGCCGGTTTAAGCGGCGCTGCATTGCCCACCTTAGCCAGCATTGCGCTGGAAGGCAGAACAGCCCTGGACGTAGTGATAGATGAACGCCGGCTGGAACTGGCATTCGAAGGCCACCGCGCTTACGATCTGTTCAGGAATAACCGCCCGCTGGAAAGGAATTATCCCGGCACACATTCCCTGAACAATACACCTTCCACCAATATTACACAAACCATTCAGCCAACGGATAACCGGGTGATCTATTTCATCCCTAACCGTGAAAGGCTGGTAAATGCTAACCTCACTCAAAATCCGTAA
- a CDS encoding TonB-dependent receptor, whose translation MKITTVFLFAVCMHVSASTRSQTVTFTGKDVPLSKVFAVVKQQTGYVFFYNRTILRDGASINVQAKDQPLEAFLKVVLQGQLLDYTIEDKVIIISRKPVDELPNIPPVTISGRITDDRGVPLPGVSVKVKGSPKGATTNSDGVFSISNIPDDAHLIISFIGFETREVPIQGKTAINLQLIPASKDIEGVTVVGYSSKNVKYLSSAVATVSGEKLRDVTSNNLNSLLQGKASGVVVSAPSGDPAAAVNVVIRGQGTLAAGINPLIVVDGNIGGTFNPNDVESVTILKDAAATGLYGSRAANGVIIVTTRQGKAGKTRIELSSVVGFNEANNGKFKLMNSQQLYDYQKTFTTRSDTVLKTDTDWQDIAFRRAMTQSYTLSASGGSEKTQFYAAGNYYKEEGTLLTNSRTAYNFRVNITHKLTDKIKMAVLLNGEYLKNNNHHSSTLYGAYTYLPWDKPYNADGTPRFGSGTGWLGREQQNFLHSLQYNLSFNRAMSFNGDLNLDYAITKHITLSSYNRANIYNYKSTEYYDQRSKEGTADKGLLMHNISYNNTLISSNRLRYENNFGDHNLTLLGVGEAEKYYGDENGISGRGLPAGMTAMSTATEAKTTPTGGRSEYSFTKWLAQADYNFNNRYFFLASYVHDISSKFGNNTPGGNFYQLGASWIISNEMFMAANNVITFLKVRGSHGTVGNPPSDNYRSLGLYTYDQSASYAGQSGSYPSQKANPDLTWEKIRVNNLGLDISFFKRIDLNIDVYDKQARSLLMLKPLPLTSGYSNIMENIGSMRNRGIEFTLNTRNLVGEFKWETSFNLALNRNEVLKLNGKDKFASPGSNQPVGLGEDMDKWYMRIWAGVDPANGDPLWEKIITDADGKTYLTYTNSYNAATLQYTGTSSAPKFTGGMLNTFSWKGLSLSAFFNFVKGNQVFNSSRQFFDSDGIYDSYNQMVLADGWSRWSKPGDIATHPKPLLGGNKAANEPSSRFLEDGSYIRLRNITLGYNLPESVLQKLKIGSIRVFLSGDNLWTGTHFSGMDPEVSFVTTSSATKGVSGTKYPISKKYLLGVNIGF comes from the coding sequence ATGAAGATCACTACTGTTTTCCTCTTTGCCGTTTGTATGCATGTGAGCGCCAGCACCCGCTCACAGACCGTTACATTTACAGGAAAGGATGTACCGCTTTCAAAAGTATTTGCGGTTGTTAAACAACAAACCGGCTATGTATTCTTCTATAATAGAACTATCCTGCGGGATGGTGCCAGCATTAATGTGCAGGCCAAAGACCAGCCCCTGGAAGCCTTCCTGAAAGTAGTGCTGCAGGGCCAGTTACTGGATTATACCATAGAGGATAAGGTGATCATTATCTCCCGAAAACCGGTAGATGAATTGCCCAATATACCACCGGTGACCATCAGTGGCCGTATTACAGACGACAGGGGAGTACCGCTGCCCGGTGTATCCGTAAAAGTAAAAGGCTCGCCCAAAGGCGCTACCACTAATTCAGATGGAGTATTCAGCATTTCCAATATACCTGATGATGCACATCTCATTATTTCCTTTATAGGTTTTGAAACACGCGAAGTGCCTATCCAGGGCAAAACAGCCATCAACCTGCAGCTGATACCTGCCAGTAAAGATATTGAAGGGGTAACGGTAGTGGGCTATTCTTCCAAGAACGTAAAATACCTTTCCAGCGCAGTAGCTACCGTTTCCGGTGAAAAACTGCGGGACGTTACTTCCAATAACCTCAACAGTCTTTTACAGGGTAAGGCTTCCGGTGTTGTGGTGAGCGCTCCTTCCGGAGACCCTGCTGCTGCCGTGAATGTGGTGATCCGTGGCCAGGGTACCCTGGCTGCCGGTATTAATCCGCTCATTGTGGTAGATGGCAATATCGGGGGCACCTTCAACCCTAACGATGTGGAGTCTGTTACCATCCTGAAAGATGCCGCAGCTACCGGTCTTTATGGAAGCCGTGCTGCCAATGGCGTGATCATTGTAACCACCCGCCAGGGTAAAGCAGGTAAAACAAGGATCGAGCTGAGCAGCGTGGTAGGTTTTAATGAAGCCAATAACGGCAAGTTCAAACTCATGAACTCCCAACAGTTATATGATTACCAGAAAACTTTCACCACCCGTTCGGATACCGTGTTAAAAACAGATACGGACTGGCAGGATATTGCTTTCCGCAGGGCCATGACGCAGAGTTATACACTCTCTGCTTCAGGCGGCAGTGAAAAAACACAGTTCTATGCGGCGGGTAATTATTATAAAGAAGAAGGTACTTTGCTCACCAATAGCAGGACCGCTTATAACTTCCGGGTGAACATTACGCATAAGCTCACGGATAAGATTAAAATGGCAGTGCTCCTGAACGGAGAGTACCTCAAAAATAATAACCATCACAGCAGTACGCTCTATGGCGCCTATACCTATCTGCCATGGGATAAACCATACAATGCAGATGGTACGCCCCGTTTCGGCAGCGGCACAGGATGGCTGGGACGGGAGCAGCAGAACTTCCTGCATTCCCTGCAATACAACCTGTCCTTCAACCGTGCCATGAGCTTTAATGGCGACCTGAACCTGGATTATGCCATCACTAAACACATCACCTTATCCAGCTATAACAGGGCTAATATCTATAACTATAAATCCACGGAGTATTATGATCAGCGTTCCAAAGAAGGAACAGCGGATAAGGGTTTACTGATGCACAATATCAGTTACAACAATACCCTGATCAGTTCCAACAGGCTCCGGTATGAAAATAATTTTGGAGACCATAACCTCACGCTCTTAGGTGTGGGGGAGGCAGAAAAGTATTATGGGGATGAAAATGGCATCTCCGGCCGTGGCCTGCCTGCGGGCATGACAGCCATGTCCACCGCTACGGAAGCTAAAACAACACCTACCGGCGGGCGCAGTGAATACAGCTTCACCAAATGGCTGGCACAGGCAGATTACAACTTCAATAACCGGTATTTCTTCCTGGCCTCCTATGTACATGATATCTCTTCCAAGTTCGGGAACAATACACCCGGTGGTAATTTCTATCAGCTGGGCGCTTCCTGGATCATCAGTAATGAAATGTTCATGGCAGCTAATAATGTGATCACTTTCCTGAAAGTGCGCGGCAGCCATGGTACAGTAGGTAATCCACCTTCAGACAATTACCGCTCCCTTGGCTTGTATACTTACGATCAATCTGCTTCTTATGCAGGGCAATCCGGTTCTTATCCTTCCCAGAAAGCCAATCCTGATCTTACCTGGGAAAAGATCCGTGTGAATAACCTGGGGCTGGATATCAGCTTTTTCAAACGCATTGATCTGAACATAGATGTATATGATAAACAGGCACGTTCACTCCTGATGCTGAAACCATTACCACTCACCAGTGGTTATTCCAACATCATGGAAAACATTGGTTCCATGCGTAACCGCGGGATAGAGTTCACCCTCAATACCCGTAACCTCGTGGGTGAATTCAAATGGGAAACAAGTTTTAACCTGGCTTTAAACAGGAACGAAGTACTCAAACTGAATGGCAAGGATAAGTTTGCCTCTCCCGGAAGCAACCAGCCGGTGGGGCTTGGCGAGGATATGGATAAATGGTATATGCGTATCTGGGCCGGTGTAGATCCCGCCAATGGCGACCCTTTATGGGAAAAGATCATCACCGACGCAGATGGCAAAACCTATCTCACTTACACCAATTCATATAATGCGGCCACACTTCAATATACTGGTACTTCCTCTGCGCCTAAGTTCACCGGCGGTATGCTGAATACTTTCAGCTGGAAAGGTTTGTCCCTGAGCGCTTTCTTCAATTTTGTGAAAGGCAACCAGGTGTTCAACAGCTCCCGCCAGTTCTTTGATTCAGATGGTATCTACGATAGTTACAACCAGATGGTACTGGCAGATGGCTGGAGCAGATGGTCCAAACCCGGCGATATTGCCACCCACCCCAAACCATTGCTGGGCGGTAATAAAGCGGCAAACGAACCTTCTTCCCGTTTCCTGGAAGACGGCAGTTACATCCGCCTGCGTAACATCACCCTGGGGTATAACCTGCCGGAAAGCGTATTGCAAAAATTAAAGATCGGCAGCATCCGGGTATTCCTCAGCGGCGATAATCTCTGGACAGGTACGCATTTCTCCGGTATGGACCCTGAAGTATCTTTTGTGACCACCAGCAGTGCCACCAAAGGTGTTTCCGGTACTAAATATCCTATCAGCAAAAAATACCTTCTGGGTGTAAACATCGGGTTCTAA
- a CDS encoding FecR family protein, with translation MNSRLPELFQRWLQNQCTPAEKEEFLHLLEEVGPDALNPLLKEAWDSLKAETTLSTGEKDHMVDRILQQSPAEAAEVSRRPRWWAAAAAILVLCLAGGAWYGLQQRSGQGMVVNAPKGAHDVNPGKEGAILTLANGKTIVLDSLSNGLVAKQNGTQVVLNNGSLLYHAEEAESISYNTITTPRGRKFQLVLPDGTKVWLNAASSLRFPTVFSGKERKVEITGEAFFEVNRNTAQPFIVQINEYADIRVVGTQFNVNAYEDEASIHTTLLEGSVRIRSHEQVRLLSPGQQAQISNDGGDLLILDHANLEQVTAWKAGFFNFQGASLQEVMRELARWYDLEIIYEGKIPEQQFEGELPRTLQLSQVTKILTKVDVKFRIEQGRRLIVQP, from the coding sequence ATGAATTCAAGACTACCTGAATTATTCCAACGCTGGCTGCAAAACCAGTGCACACCCGCAGAAAAGGAGGAATTCCTGCATCTGCTGGAAGAGGTGGGCCCCGATGCATTGAACCCTTTGTTAAAGGAAGCCTGGGATTCGCTGAAAGCGGAAACCACGCTGAGTACCGGGGAAAAAGACCATATGGTGGACCGTATATTACAGCAATCCCCGGCAGAAGCGGCAGAAGTTTCGCGCAGGCCACGCTGGTGGGCTGCTGCTGCTGCTATCCTGGTGCTTTGCCTGGCCGGTGGCGCATGGTATGGTTTACAACAAAGGTCTGGCCAGGGGATGGTGGTGAATGCACCCAAGGGCGCACATGATGTTAACCCGGGTAAAGAAGGTGCCATCCTTACACTCGCCAATGGCAAAACCATTGTGCTGGATTCCCTGAGCAACGGACTTGTGGCAAAACAGAACGGTACACAGGTAGTATTGAATAATGGCAGCCTGCTTTATCATGCAGAAGAAGCTGAATCCATCAGCTATAATACCATCACCACGCCCCGGGGGCGCAAGTTTCAGCTGGTATTGCCGGATGGAACGAAAGTATGGCTGAATGCCGCTTCCTCCCTTCGTTTCCCCACCGTATTCTCCGGTAAAGAACGTAAGGTGGAAATAACAGGAGAAGCATTCTTTGAAGTGAACAGGAACACTGCCCAGCCTTTTATTGTACAGATCAATGAATATGCAGATATACGCGTAGTAGGCACACAGTTCAATGTGAACGCTTATGAAGACGAAGCCAGTATTCATACCACCTTGCTGGAAGGATCTGTACGCATCCGTTCACATGAGCAGGTGCGTTTATTATCTCCCGGCCAGCAGGCGCAGATCAGTAATGATGGGGGAGATCTTCTCATCTTAGATCATGCCAACCTGGAACAGGTAACAGCCTGGAAAGCAGGCTTCTTTAATTTCCAGGGCGCCAGCCTGCAGGAAGTGATGCGTGAACTGGCCCGCTGGTACGATCTGGAAATTATTTACGAAGGAAAGATACCTGAGCAGCAGTTTGAGGGAGAACTACCCAGAACATTACAATTATCACAGGTCACAAAAATATTAACCAAAGTCGACGTTAAATTCAGGATCGAACAGGGGCGCAGGCTCATCGTACAACCATAA
- a CDS encoding RNA polymerase sigma-70 factor, with the protein MLHAPAFFDMFTTANKELTLRNKVVDISEPLLQEVSQGSESAFRALFHQYADHLHTYIWQLTKSKELAEEVVQDIFLQIWMARETLSGIRNFRTYLFVIARNHALNALKKIARERKHQDEWEQTRYPELEPQDIEASLGIVEEAIAQLPAQQQKVWLLSRKQGKKYQEIAQEMDLSRETVKKYIRYATQSIMQYVIRHPDLLLMALLLSRH; encoded by the coding sequence ATGTTACACGCACCCGCTTTTTTTGATATGTTTACAACCGCCAACAAAGAGCTAACATTGCGTAATAAGGTTGTAGATATCAGTGAACCACTCTTACAGGAAGTATCACAGGGCAGTGAAAGTGCTTTCCGTGCGCTGTTCCATCAATATGCAGATCACCTTCATACTTACATCTGGCAACTTACTAAATCAAAGGAACTGGCAGAAGAAGTAGTGCAGGATATCTTCCTCCAGATCTGGATGGCCCGTGAAACCTTATCAGGCATCCGTAATTTCCGTACCTACCTTTTTGTTATTGCCCGTAATCATGCATTGAACGCCCTGAAAAAGATAGCCAGGGAAAGAAAACACCAGGATGAGTGGGAGCAGACCCGGTACCCGGAATTGGAGCCGCAGGATATCGAGGCCAGCCTGGGCATTGTAGAGGAAGCGATTGCGCAATTACCTGCCCAGCAGCAAAAAGTATGGCTCCTGAGCCGCAAACAAGGCAAAAAGTACCAGGAAATTGCGCAGGAAATGGACCTCTCCCGGGAAACGGTTAAAAAATACATCCGGTATGCTACCCAATCTATTATGCAATATGTGATCAGGCATCCTGATCTGCTGCTGATGGCATTGCTTTTAAGCAGGCACTGA
- a CDS encoding DUF1330 domain-containing protein: protein MIYITQLIYVKPGQEAIFDEFENVAIPIVARYNGRMLFRIRPTQENHIMQPVEAPYEIHLAAFNSEADFEAFKADKERTKFLHLKDASIEKMLLIKGTAL from the coding sequence ATGATCTACATTACACAACTCATTTATGTAAAACCCGGCCAGGAAGCCATTTTTGATGAATTTGAAAACGTGGCCATTCCTATCGTGGCCAGGTACAATGGCCGCATGCTCTTCCGGATCCGCCCAACGCAGGAGAACCACATCATGCAACCGGTTGAAGCTCCTTATGAAATACACCTGGCAGCCTTTAACAGCGAAGCTGATTTTGAAGCCTTCAAGGCAGACAAAGAACGCACAAAGTTCCTGCACCTGAAAGATGCCTCCATTGAGAAGATGTTGTTGATAAAAGGAACTGCGTTGTAA
- a CDS encoding GntR family transcriptional regulator: MKLKINHNSHTPLHIQAEELLRKLIAEEEYQNGKMLPNEVDLSKQLAISRSTLRMALNKLVYEGLLIRKKGVGTKVAEMAVSSKSMNWLSFSQEMAARGIVIKDYEMHLTWVFPDEKIANFFEIGTDKKILKLERLRGKPEWPFVYFISYFHPRVGLTGEEDFRRPLYEIFEKDHSVIATLSKEEISATAADTFIASKLGVDNGSPILFRKRYVFDQGERPIEYNLGYYRADSFVYAVESRR; this comes from the coding sequence ATGAAACTGAAGATCAATCACAATAGCCATACCCCTTTACATATCCAGGCAGAAGAGCTGTTACGCAAGCTGATAGCGGAAGAAGAATACCAGAACGGGAAAATGCTGCCGAATGAAGTAGATCTCTCCAAACAACTGGCTATTTCAAGGTCCACCCTTCGGATGGCACTCAATAAACTGGTGTATGAAGGGCTGCTGATCAGGAAAAAAGGGGTGGGCACCAAAGTGGCTGAAATGGCGGTAAGTTCCAAGTCTATGAACTGGCTGAGCTTTTCGCAGGAAATGGCAGCACGTGGTATTGTGATCAAAGATTATGAAATGCATCTTACCTGGGTATTCCCGGATGAAAAGATTGCCAACTTCTTTGAAATAGGAACGGATAAAAAAATACTGAAACTGGAGCGGCTCAGGGGTAAGCCGGAATGGCCTTTCGTGTACTTCATCTCCTACTTTCATCCCCGCGTTGGATTAACCGGCGAAGAAGATTTCAGACGCCCCCTGTATGAGATCTTTGAAAAAGATCATTCCGTGATCGCCACTTTATCCAAAGAAGAGATCAGCGCAACAGCTGCTGATACTTTTATTGCATCCAAACTCGGCGTTGATAACGGCAGCCCCATCCTGTTCCGCAAACGTTATGTATTTGACCAGGGAGAACGCCCTATTGAATATAATCTTGGCTATTACCGGGCGGACAGTTTTGTGTATGCTGTAGAAAGCAGGCGTTAG
- a CDS encoding ROK family protein → MSVLGVDIGGSHITTALIDLESRNLLPGSYHRERVNSNGSAEEIIHSWCEVMKQSMRGKHKIGIAMPGPFDYEQGISRIRGLHKYEALYGLPVKAMLAEALGMKKEDIVMHNDAACFLQGELFNGAVKEQRPVIGLTLGTGFGSAIATNGHAADAGFWNKPFLGSRAEEHFSTRWFVARYEALSGIKEENVKNIAALAATSTAAATVFREFSNNLVLFLQQVTPRPAMIVLGGNISHAHEHFLHNLRQQMGDVQIVLSELGEKAALLGAASYWS, encoded by the coding sequence ATGAGCGTATTGGGTGTAGATATAGGTGGTTCACATATTACCACGGCTCTGATAGACCTGGAAAGCAGGAACTTATTACCCGGTTCTTATCACCGGGAAAGAGTGAATTCAAATGGCAGTGCTGAAGAGATCATACACAGCTGGTGTGAAGTGATGAAACAAAGTATGCGTGGCAAACATAAGATAGGGATTGCCATGCCGGGGCCATTTGATTATGAGCAAGGTATTTCCCGGATCCGGGGATTGCATAAATACGAGGCCCTGTACGGCTTACCGGTGAAAGCTATGTTAGCGGAAGCTTTAGGCATGAAAAAGGAAGATATTGTTATGCATAACGATGCGGCCTGTTTTTTACAGGGAGAGCTTTTTAATGGTGCTGTAAAAGAACAGCGCCCGGTGATAGGACTTACATTGGGTACCGGCTTTGGCTCCGCCATTGCCACTAATGGTCACGCAGCAGATGCTGGTTTCTGGAATAAACCTTTCCTGGGATCAAGAGCAGAAGAGCATTTCAGCACCAGGTGGTTCGTTGCCCGCTACGAAGCATTGAGTGGAATAAAAGAAGAGAATGTAAAGAACATTGCTGCATTGGCTGCTACCTCAACTGCAGCCGCCACGGTGTTCCGCGAATTCAGCAACAACCTGGTATTGTTCCTGCAACAGGTAACACCCCGGCCGGCTATGATCGTATTGGGTGGAAATATCTCCCATGCACATGAGCATTTTCTGCACAACCTGCGGCAGCAGATGGGAGATGTACAGATCGTATTGTCTGAACTTGGGGAAAAGGCTGCGCTGCTGGGCGCTGCCAGTTATTGGAGCTAA